One genomic region from Manis pentadactyla isolate mManPen7 chromosome 12, mManPen7.hap1, whole genome shotgun sequence encodes:
- the MAS1 gene encoding proto-oncogene Mas, with amino-acid sequence MDELNVTTLVLEPTNTSAVRNPSAGGTRQGIPAVHWAILSISPLGFAENGVLLWFLCFRMRRNPFTVYITHLSIADISLLLCIFILSVDYALDHELSSSYYYTIVTLSVTFLFGYNTGLYLLTAISVERCLSVLYPIWYRCRRPKHQSASVCALLWALSCMVTTMEYVMCIDTEGRGPSRSDCRAVIIFIAILSFLVFTPLMLVSSTILVVKIRKNTWASRSSKLYRVIPATIVTFLVFAMPMRLLYLLYYEYWSTLGNMHHISLLFSTINSSANPFIYFFVGSSRKKRFKESLKVVLTRAFKDEMQSRRQEDNGNTITIETVV; translated from the coding sequence ATGGATGAGCTGAACGTGACGACTTTGGTCCTTGAGCCCACGAACACCTCGGCTGTCCGGAACCCGTCCGCTGGGGGCACACGCCAGGGAATCCCAGCTGTGCACTGGGCCATCCTGAGCATTTCTCCCCTGGGCTTTGCTGAGAATGGAGTCCTCCTCTGGTTCCTCTGCTTCCGGATGAGAAGGAATCCCTTCACAGTGTATATCACGCACCTGTCCATCGCGGACATCTCgttacttctttgtatttttattctgtCTGTTGACTACGCTTTAGATCATGAGCTCTCTTCTAGCTATTATTACACAATTGTCACATTATCAGTGACATTTCTGTTTGGCTACAACACAGGCCTCTACCTGCTGACAGCCATTAGTGTGGAAAGGTGCCTGTCGGTCCTGTACCCCATCTGGTATCGATGTCGTCGCCCCAAGCATCAGTCAGCATCAGTCTGCGCGCTCCTGTGGGCACTTTCTTGCATGGTGACCACCATGGAGTATGTCATGTGTATTGACACTGAAGGGCGGGGTCCCTCTCGAAGTGACTGCAGGGCAGTGATCATCTTTATAGCCATTCTGAGCTTCCTGGTCTTCACTCCACTCATGCTGGTGTCCAGCACTATCCTGGTGGTTAAGATCCGAAAGAACACGTGGGCGTCCCGGTCCTCGAAGCTCTACCGAGTCATCCCAGCCACCATTGTCACATTCCTCGTCTTCGCCATGCCCATGAGGCTCCTCTACCTGCTCTACTACGAGTACTGGTCCACGCTCGGGAACATGCACcacatttctcttctcttttccaccATCAATAGCAGTGCCAACCCTTTCATTTACTTCTTTGTGGGCAGCAGTAGGAAGAAACGGTTCAAGGAGTCCTTAAAAGTGGTTCTGACCAGGGCTTTCAAAGATGAAATGCAATCCAGGCGCCAGGAAGACAATGGCAATACCATCACGATTGAGACTGTTGTCTGA